Proteins found in one Plasmodium gaboni strain SY75 chromosome 13, whole genome shotgun sequence genomic segment:
- a CDS encoding hypothetical protein (conserved Plasmodium protein, unknown function), producing the protein MKRNNNLENNMNLSMGGIDLSNIYMDILLHIHETLVNQIQTIVIEVYNLIEKILYDNIERNNLDIYMFHEKYKDNNIIDVDKDKMIIHSLNNLNNNYFGNDVKNKFILDKINECIVNNENQKKKKKKIGCKKKCFDELLNWGNKHKNIEIERITSSICTYKNGIGNYDDDDDSEVDDNNEDDDNNEDDDNNEDDDNNEDHDNNEDHDNNEDHDNNEDHDHFEDDDDLIHIDENDIINSIEIRNDDDNILLNNIYTTNHHDNNDLNSFMNINNKTNKQHKNQYNNNYFREEQQNNKYDRKKKIYKEKAQEVVYKVMHNKSMENEINENKVKLQKHIAILELIKYVILYSNQKTKKENTEIIKKREINEINIYGNVNITTKRHKSGLQKNEEYKNEKYTNEEYTNEEHTNEEQTNEEQTNEEQTNEEQTNEEQTNKICLNNTNMSINSYDKSSTKKIKADLNHYGFDKRIKDKHTNTNINLSKVKLKYINIITFYMDLLSPFHKFYSNKNGTALQDQKNLILVIKKLDQIVLNYDSIIDQILKKGNIKYFDINKLYQRYKNHINMKRYTPPQLNTRHLCEKKMVQKNICICIDNKINMNNKIIPCECAECLEEKIKNKLKDSTYNKKNVVNKKKKNVVKKKKKNVIKKKKKNVIKKKKKNVNKNKKKNVIKNKKNNVNKKNNVNNNNSNNNYKTPTLNNTYINCCHDSHLCSIKTNDQGNNENKCSHNINNSTPVSTVKNNKKSSDINMLDNKNIKINYNNSNENCLKDSYNKSDICNTPNMVKPKYSNICPITEKVIHSNDLLINNNLRENYYSQNYSNYYEENQRNINCNNDIDKNIKDNNLHTKIPCCHLNNVDYDSDSKFNNDKNKRINNFHQNKNQKNYMIPFSNDDHMVNYRNISSSNYNHINNIPNYSIPLNNNNEKKKLQDLEKKINNHNNNNINKDTYNNININKKENDITHHETVTKKGRNNTYTSLNNNNINSMNVNINMKLNIAKNPLVLSVSSCSKDKSFINENNENKDHIPYIYNQINIKSDKQEYLICEPTKYTQHINEKNIAVNTFNNMNYNFVENMNKEVMTSIYNDNIKIYDQKIKKYMNQFNDETITPSSNKYSDQHDVECINNKSINKNFENTRTEKNIYYNNTIENYEYRKMPSDNIIHPNIYSINNEQNNYKPKIIINQQIFPKMDEQGNFIYNMTHHDNRQNQKLLLDQLHLDSLCETNERRKREHFVTTSLYNNMCNNAFVVNRNNNYNDMNNYNNDVNIYNNDVNNYNNDVNIHNKDVNNYNNDMNHHNHYVNHHNHYMNHHNHVTNYNNRDINNYNHCVNNYNHTGSNDNSDNKYNDNNNYNDNNNNNNNHNDDGYQNADPNYNDNNYLNRSGRNNNSSNNDGGDGDESTDDNNENDKEANEEHDEEDEEEDEEENEEENIKEDGNQNDEENYRENNEKDYNQHKNYNDQLMKFEGDNIFDNSTSNVLHNTCYSYKNRYNDSYDYLLSGENEIMPQNNIYRSQEKEVSISQENSFVFQNKNNGNQYDAQMSDFYNFHLNNMNDMNNMNDMNNMNDMNNMNDMNNMNYINNMNSINYTNNINNTKSLNNMNSMNNMNNIVTINNMNNINNMNSINNMNNINNMNNINNMNNINNMNNIQNVNNLYNFYNDNENSISVPNAHGDFMSEKTNEEKISSNDLDTYENLNKDMITDLSVNMSLNNYNNEMMNNEICSSYFEMYNNMDEPYNMMNNNNSTNSSNNKNNKKKNENDDNNEKNDNNNINNINNINNINNNNNINNINNNNNNNNNNNINNINNNNNNNDDGDNIPFECDKCNVDYDIMNFTNNTYMDIQKILQNDDILKKEFANIEECFKIHTSTSMDYKKIKSKGECCHQNQEITYEYYDRLKHYNNNFIRNNDDIYKNLSIDEFFLNPNNIAANIINNDMINENINSDIEKIMDIMTSNNNNERENNKNCSRQEDDKGRQQTKGKEKSKEREKYKDKEIDIYKEMNNDNMINENMEIHGENINFKKKESTNFSSXXXXXXXHNNNNNNSFDISTKYKDKKRKIDSLINYNENIISSNDLKMESIHESSPSRKFHKINEDKRKKYQKMDIRTLNKSVQKNKEICTNCYIHYDNFKSSYILTFINRKQKKQRKIFPVEPNEKDETYIVQIIKYIEKLKEQNKIFGINPNEETKENKNSCGNEGEQQQSVLIENINNSNDNIMKDINMNDNIINDNIMKDINMNDNIINDNNMKDNKIAHHDSINDHTVINNDNSNDNHMNNNNNIYNNDNNMNNNNIYNNDNNVYNNDNIYNNDNIYNNDNIYNNNDNIYNNNNIYNNDNIYNNDNIYNNDNIYNNDNIYNNDNIYNNDNIYNNNNSSNNNANMMNQFLYGNNTEYILNNQVTFKNNEHNENKSNLINDMNRRKENIKNNNMNNFVQNFNEQFYVQQTNFNYIHDNINNINDINNINNINDINDINDINDINNINDINNINDINDINNINDINGLKKNMDLSYSRSISMYEDINIPHNVDYINYNIENDNVYEENYNIGLNQCASNNTNANMFFESNNNKDNLTKPSGDVYTEDMSMANNINNMNNINNMNNINNMNNINNMNNGSNINNVNIMNHINTVSCNINNNSFANNLFDNNIISHNMKNIMYPYINNNIKKTTNKSINEKNQVNIINNIPYTNFHNITNNNDDHTMKKNFHNVMNEYNININNNTNYEDPERDNNNISRENNM; encoded by the coding sequence atgaaaCGAAATAACAATctagaaaataatatgaatttaAGCATGGGGGGAATAGACTTGagtaatatttatatggACATATTATTACACATACATGAAACTCTGGTGAATCAAATCCAAACTATTGTTATAGAAgtttataatttaatagaaaagatattatatgataacatcgaaagaaataatttagatatatatatgtttcatgaaaaatataaagataataatataatagatgtagataaagataaaatgattattcattctttaaataatttaaataataattattttggTAATGATGTGAAAAATAAGTTTATTTTAGACAAGATAAATGAATGTATAGTAAATAATGAGAATcagaaaaagaaaaaaaaaaagatagGTTGTAAGAAGAAATGTTTTGATGAATTACTAAATTGGGGTAATAAACATAAGAATATAGAAATAGAAAGAATTACTAGTTCGATATGTacttataaaaatggaataggtaattatgatgatgatgatgatagTGAGGTcgatgataataatgaagacgatgataataatgaggacgatgataataatgaggacgatgataataatgaagaccatgataataatgaagaccatgataataatgaagaccatgataataatgagGACCATGATCATTTTgaagatgatgatgatTTGATACATATTGATGAgaatgatattataaacaGTATAGAAATAAGaaatgatgatgataatattcttcttaataatatatatactacAAATCAtcatgataataatgatcTGAACAgttttatgaatataaataataaaacaaataaacaACATAAGaatcaatataataataattattttagAGAAGAACAACAAAACAATAAGTATgatagaaaaaaaaaaatttataaagaaaaagcTCAAGAGGTTGTTTATAAAGTAATGCATAATAAATCTATGGAGAACgaaataaatgaaaataaagTTAAACTACAAAAACATATAGCTATTTTGGAGCTTAttaaatatgttattttatattcaaatcaaaagacaaaaaaagaaaatacagaaataataaaaaagagGGAAATTAATGagattaatatatatggaaaTGTGAATATTACAACTAAGAGACATAAAAGTGGtttacaaaaaaatgaagaatataaaaatgaaaaatatacaaatgaAGAATATACAAATGAAGAACATACAAATGAAGAACAGACAAATGAAGAACAGACAAATGAAGAACAGACAAATGAAGAACAGACAAATGAAGAACAGACAAATAAGATATGCCTGAATAACACTAATATGAGTATAAATTCTTATGATAAAAGTTccacaaaaaaaataaaagcTGATTTGAATCACTATGGATTTgataaaagaataaaagataaacatacaaatacaaatattaaCTTATCAAAGGTCAAacttaaatatattaatattataactTTTTATATGGACTTATTATCACCATTCCATAAATTCTATTCTAATAAAAACGGAACAGCTCTTCAAGATCAAAAGAATTTAATATTGgtaattaaaaaattagatCAAATTGTATTGAATTATGATAGTATTATCGATcaaattttgaaaaaaggaaatataaaatattttgatataaataaattatatcaACGTTATAAGAAccatattaatatgaagAGATATACCCCACCCCAATTAAACACTAGACATCTATGTGAAAAAAAGATGGTAcagaaaaatatatgcatatgtattgataacaaaataaatatgaacaaCAAAATTATTCCTTGTGAATGTGCAGAATGTTTAgaggaaaaaataaaaaacaaattaaagGACAGcacatataataaaaaaaatgttgttaataaaaaaaaaaaaaatgttgttaaaaaaaaaaaaaaaaatgttattaaaaaaaaaaaaaaaaatgttattaaaaaaaaaaaaaaaaatgttaataaaaacaaaaaaaaaaatgttattaaaaacaaaaaaaacaatgttaataaaaaaaataatgttaataacaataatagtaataataattataaaacCCCAACTTTgaataatacatatattaacTGTTGTCATGATTCTCATTTATGTTCTATTAAAACAAATGACCAAGGCAATAATGAGAACAAGTGTTCtcataatattaataatagtaCACCTGTAAGTACTGttaagaataataaaaaaagttcagatataaatatgttggataataaaaatataaaaataaattataataattcaaatgAGAATTGTCTAAAAGACtcatataataaatcaGATATTTGTAATACACCAAATATGGTTAAACCTAAATATTCTAATATTTGTCCTATTACTGAAAAAGTTATACATTCAaatgatttattaataaataataatttaagagaaaattattattcacAAAATTATTCTAACTATTATGAAGAGAACCAAAGAAACATAAACTGTAATAATGATATAGATAAAAACATAAAGGATAATAATTTACACACAAAAATACCATGTTgtcatttaaataatgttGATTATGATTCAGATTcaaaatttaataatgataaaaataaaagaataaataattttcatcaaaataaaaatcaaaaaaattatatgatacCTTTTTCTAATGATGATCATATGGTTaattatagaaatatttCAAGTTCTaattataatcatataaataatattccTAATTATTCTATAcctttaaataataataatgaaaaaaagaagTTACAAGATcttgaaaaaaaaataaataatcataataataataatattaataaggatacatataataacataaatattaataaaaaagagaaTGATATAACACATCATGAGACTGTCACAAAAAAGGGGAgaaataatacatataccagtttaaataataataatattaatagtatGAATGtgaatattaatatgaaatTAAACATCGCAAAAAACCCATTAGTATTGTCTGTATCTTCTTGTTCAAAGGATAAAAgttttataaatgaaaataatgaaaataaagatcacatcccatatatatataatcagattaatataaaaagtgATAAACAAGAATATCTTATATGTGAACCTACAAAATATACTCaacatataaatgaaaagaatattgcagtaaatacatttaataacatgaattataattttgtagaaaatatgaataaagAGGTTATGAcatctatatataatgataacataaagatatatgatcaaaagataaagaaatatatgaatCAATTTAATGATGAAACTATAACTCCATcatcaaataaatattcagATCAACATGATGTAgaatgtataaataataaatcaattaataaaaattttgaaaataCTAGGACcgaaaaaaatatttattataataatactattgagaattatgaatatagaaaaatgccaagtgataatataattcatCCAAACATTTATTCTATAAAcaatgaacaaaataattataaacCTAAGATTATAATAAACCAACAAATATTTCCTAAAATGGATGAGCAAGgaaattttatatataatatgacACATCATGATAACAGACAAAACCAAAAGTTGTTATTAGATCAACTGCACCTTGATTCATTATGTGAGACAAACGAAAGAAGGAAAAGAGAACATTTTGTAACTACATCtctttataataatatgtgtAATAATGCGTTTGTAGTTAATAGGAACAATAATTACaatgatatgaataattataacaatgatgtgaatatttataacaatgatgtgaataattataacaatGATGTGAATATTCATAACAAAGATGtgaataattataacaatGATATGAATCATCACAACCATTATGTGAATCATCACAACCATTATATGAATCATCACAACCATGTTACGAATTATAACAACCgtgatattaataattacaATCATTGTgttaataattataatcatACAGGTAGCAACGACAATTCagataataaatacaacgacaataataattacaatGACAATAACAATAACAATAACAATCATAATGATGATGGTTATCAAAATGCAGATCCTAACTAcaatgataataattacCTTAACCGTTCAGgtagaaataataatagtagtaATAATGATGGTGGAGATGGTGATGAAAGTAcagatgataataatgaaaatgataaagaaGCAAATGAAGAACATGACGAAgaagatgaagaagaagatgaagaagaaaatgaagaagaaaatatcAAAGAAGATGGTAACCaaaatgatgaagaaaattacagagaaaataatgaaaaagattataatcaacataaaaattataatgacCAACTTATGAAATTTGAAGgtgataatatttttgataataGTACTAGTAATGTTTTACACAATACTTGTTATTCATATAAGAACAGATATAATGATTCTTATGATTACTTATTGTCAGGtgaaaatgaaataatGCCACAAAacaatatttatagatCTCAAGAAAAGGAAGTATCCATATCACAAGAAAATAGTTTTGTgtttcaaaataaaaataatggGAATCAGTATGATGCACAAATGAGTGATTTTTATAACTTTCATTTGAACAATATGaatgatatgaataatatgaatgatatgaataatatgaatgatatgaataatatgaatgatatgaataatatgaactatataaataatatgaacagcataaattatacaaacaatataaataatacaaaaagtttaaataatatgaatagtATGAATAACATGAATAACATAGTCACTATAaacaatatgaataatataaacaatatgaatagtataaacaatatgaataatataaacaatatgaataatataaacaatatgaataatataaacaatatgaataatatacaGAACGTAAACAATTTatacaatttttataatgaCAATGAAAACAGCATAAGTGTTCCAAATGCACATGGAGATTTTATGAGTGAAAAGACGAATGAGGAAAAAATATCTTCAAATGATTTAGATACATATGAAAATCTTAATAAAGACATGATAACTGATTTGAGTGTAAATATGAGTTTAAacaattataataatgaaatgATGAATAATGAAATATGTAGTTCTTACTTTgaaatgtataataatatggatgAACCATACAATATGATGAATAATAACAATAGTACTAatagtagtaataataaaaataataagaagaaaaaCGAAAACGATGATAacaatgaaaaaaatgataataataatatcaacaatattaacaatattaataatatcaacaataataataatattaataatatcaacAATAACAACAATAACAACAATAACAACAATATCAACAATAtcaacaataataataataataatgatgatggAGACAATATTCCATTTGAGTGTGATAAGTGTAATGTCGATTATGATATAATGAATTTTACTAACAATACTTATATGgatatacaaaaaatacttcaaaatgatgatatattaaaaaaagaatttgCTAATATAGAAGAATGTTttaaaatacatacatCTACTTCTATGgattataagaaaataaaaagtaaaGGTGAATGCTGTCATCAAAATCAAGAAATAACATACGAATATTATGATCGATTGAAgcattataataataattttataaggaataatgatgatatataCAAAAACTTAAGTATTGACGAATTTTTTCTAAATCCAAATAACATAGCAgcaaatattataaacaaCGATATGattaatgaaaatataaatagtgacatagaaaaaattatggATATAATGActtcaaataataataatgaaagagaaaataataaaaattgttCAAGACAAGAAGATGACAAGGGAAGGCAACAAACTAaaggaaaagaaaaaagtaaagaaagagaaaaatataaagataaagaaattgatatatataaagaaatgaataatgataatatgataaatgaaaatatggAAATACATGGAGAAAacattaattttaaaaaaaaagagtCTACCAACTTTTCATCTNNNNNNNNNNNNNNNNNNNatcataataataataataataattcatttgatatatcaaccaaatataaagataaaaaaagaaaaatagATTCTCTgattaattataatgagAATATAATCTCATCAAATGATTTAAAAATGGAAAGCATTCATGAGTCATCGCCTTCAAGAAAGtttcataaaattaatgaagataaaagaaaaaaatatcaaaaaatgGATATAAGAACCTTAAATAAAAGCGTTCAAAAGAACAAAGAAATATGTACTAATTGCTATATAcattatgataattttaaGTCCAGTTATATTTTAACTTTTATTAAtagaaaacaaaaaaagCAAAGAAAAATTTTCCCTGTAGAACCTAATGAAAAGGATGAAACATATATTGtacaaattataaaatatattgaaaaattaaaggaacaaaataaaatatttggAATAAACCCAAATGAGGAAACaaaggaaaataaaaatagttGTGGAAATGAAGGTGAACAACAACAAAGTGTGTtaattgaaaatataaataatagtaatgataatattatgaaggatattaatatgaatgataatattattaatgataatattatgaaggatattaatatgaatgataatattattaatgataataatatgaagGATAATAAGATTGCTCATCATGATAGTATCAATGATCATACGGtaattaataatgataattcGAATGATaatcatatgaataataataataatatatataataatgataataatatgaataataataatatatataataatgataataatgtatataataatgataatatatataataatgataatatatataataatgataatatatataataataatgataatatatataataataataacatatataataatgataacatatataataatgataatatatataataatgataatatatataataatgataatatatataataatgataatatatataataatgataatatatataataataacaatagCAGTAATAACAATGCTAATATGATGAACCAATTTCTTTATGGTAATAATAcagaatatattttaaataaccaagtaacatttaaaaataatgaacataatgaaaataaaagtaatttaataaatgatatgAACAGAAGaaaggaaaatataaaaaataataatatgaataattttgtaCAGAATTTTAATGAACAATTTTATGTACAACAAACgaattttaattatatacatgacaatattaataatataaatgatataaataatataaataatataaatgatataaatgatataaatgatataaatgatataaataatataaatgatataaataatataaatgatataaatgatataaacaatataaatgatataaatggtttaaagaaaaatatggaTCTTTCATATTCAAGATCTATAAGTATGtatgaagatataaatatccCACATAATGTtgattatattaattataatatagaaaatgataatgtATACGAAGAAAACTATAATATAGGATTAAATCAATGTGCATCAAATAACACAAATGCAAATATGTTTTTTGAAAGTAACAACAACAAGGATAATTTAACAAAGCCATCAGGGGATGTATATACAGAAGATATGAGCATGgcaaataatataaataatatgaataatataaataatatgaataatataaataatatgaataatataaataatatgaataatgGAAGCAATATTAACAATGTGAACATTATGaatcatataaatactGTCAgttgtaatataaataataattcatttgcaaataatttatttgataacaatataatttcacataatatgaaaaatatcatgtatccatatataaataacaatatCAAAAAAACAACCAATAAATCtattaatgaaaaaaatcaagtgaatataattaataatattccATACACaaattttcataatataacaaataacAATGACGATCATActatgaaaaaaaattttcataaCGTCATGAATgaatataacataaatataaataacaaCACAAATTATGAAGATCCAGAAAGggataataataatatttcacgcgaaaataatatgtag
- a CDS encoding hypothetical protein (conserved Plasmodium protein, unknown function), whose product MFNVSSLIYFGNNNSIKKSIAGDIFIYTSKKKKNNKFFEASLTHDINDNKEINNNHYNNNLDDNICEYNCNEYNKWEKYYCFIKANLFYIYKLRGDYKPHVIFLLEGNEIKSVNYYIAIKNKIIQEIDDCAIGENEDLIQIKIPQENKEDTYILYIRDISTYKKWMNILKRSNYLYIYNNINTVNEENEEMKKQLEDTKRLNDIEIKNKDIHIKELKCQINSLKDAVENIRTKNKRLQIAAEVNVKSADEYLQKKMNEMEFMKNEIGIKMEENKNLREKIQKTTEECYKKNKVLNELEIEKNTLEKKMKDIMLTLEDACSDPEKLTLINYNTNERYQKIVLNNKNLKQEIIKMNERFYELEDRYKEKIKTIKEIVEIGDIFDYLHKIILLCQTKIKYYEQAYKYNEEEEKEIINSIQYMIKETKVSEAHARICYITHRSKILEERLTYYTTHKIPSDYFYFACTTLKRLGWIFGEIEILSPLNDNQNNTYSIYSYVDNMNIIPMRQQIYYNEGLEGRNNYKIVSDIDIYSIPRKMCPYQEMQLCENKYNYIKIKLNDLKKDFNIFKKKTRPQNASIISDLQWTEMKKNAYERLERNIILLQKKVDNEDDM is encoded by the exons atgttcAATGTAAGTTCGTTAATATACTTTGGCAATAATAATTCTATAAAGAAAAGTATAGCAGGggatatttttatatatacgtctaaaaaaaaaaaaaataacaaatttTTTGAAGCTTCTTTAACCCACGACATCaatgataataaagaaataaataataatcattatAACAACAATCttgatgataatatatgtgaatataattgtaatgaatataataaatgggaaaaatattattgttttattaaagccaatcttttttatatatacaaattaAGAGGAGATTACAAACCGCATGTCATTTTCTTGTTAGAAGGAAATGAAATCAAAAGTgttaattattatatagctataaaaaataaa ATAATTCAAGAAATAGACGATTGCGCTATAGGAGAAAACGAAGATTTAATCCAAATAAAAATCCCTcaagaaaataaagaagatacttatattttatatataagagATATAAGtacttataaaaaatggatGAACATATTAAAGAGGTCAAATTAtttgtacatatataataatattaatacaGTAAACgaagaaaatgaagagATGAAAAAACAATTAGAAGATACAAAAAGGTTAAATGATATAgagataaaaaataaagatatacACATTAAAGAGCTCAAGTGTCAAATAAACTCATTAAAG GATGCAGTTGAAAATATAAGGACAAAAAATAAGAGACTACAAATCGCAGCAGAAGTGAATGTAAAAAGTGCTGATGAGTAtcttcaaaaaaaaatgaatgaaatggaatttatgaaaaatgaaataGGCATAAAAATGGaag aaaataaaaaccTCAGGGAAAAAATCCAAAAGACAACAGAAGAATGCTACAAGAAAAACAAAGTGTTGAACGAACTGgaaatagaaaaaaacactcttgaaaaaaaaatgaaggATATTATGTTAACTTTAGAAGATGCATGTAGCGATCCAGAAAAACTTACTTTAATCAattataatacaaatgaaagatatcaaaaaattgtattaaataataaaaacttGAAACAAGaaataatcaaaatgaACGAACGGTTTTATGAACTAGAAGATAGATATAAagagaaaataaaaacaataaaagAAATTGTAGAAATAGGAGATATCTTTGattatttacataaaataatattattatgtcaaaccaaaataaaatattatgaacaagcttataaatataatgaagaagaagaaaaagaaataataaattcaATTCAATACATGATTAAAGAAACTAAAGTATCTGAAGCACATGCAAgaatatgttatattacACATAGatcaaaaatattagaaGAACGTTTAACTTATTATACTACACATAAAATACCATCagattatttttattttgcATGTACAACATTAAAAAGACTAGGATGGATATTTGGAgaaatagaaatattatcaCCCTTAAACgataatcaaaataatacatattctatatattcttatgtagataatatgaacataATACCTATGCGTcaacaaatatattataatgaagGTCTAGAAGGAAggaataattataaaattgttagtgatattgatatatattctatacCTAGAAAAATGTGTCCTTATCAAGAAATGCAATTATgtgaaaataaatataattatattaaaattaaattaaacGATCTTAAAAAGGATTTTAatatctttaaaaaaaaaacaagaCCACAAAATGCATCTATCATATCTGATTTACAATGGACAgaaatgaagaaaaatgCTTATGAAAGACTTGAGagaaatataatacttTTACAGAAAAAGGTTGACAATGAGGATGATATgtaa